One region of Halohasta litchfieldiae genomic DNA includes:
- a CDS encoding type II toxin-antitoxin system VapC family toxin, which yields MAVAVVDANILIDYKDTSPDTRHERAENIVYAIDRGDLPTARITNYVLLETLNWIHERQRHDIAVDLKTRLANSAGFEVVHCAQKDFHRAMELFESYESLSFGDATIAAYMQRTGIEYLYSFDDDFDGIEGITRLDTPDNPFN from the coding sequence ATGGCGGTCGCGGTAGTCGATGCTAACATCCTCATCGACTACAAGGACACGAGTCCGGACACCCGTCATGAACGAGCCGAGAACATTGTCTATGCCATCGATAGAGGCGATCTCCCGACTGCTCGAATCACGAATTATGTTCTGTTAGAGACGCTGAACTGGATTCACGAGCGGCAGCGACACGATATCGCCGTCGACCTGAAAACCCGTCTCGCCAATTCAGCAGGCTTCGAGGTGGTCCATTGTGCGCAAAAAGACTTCCACCGTGCGATGGAACTCTTTGAGAGCTATGAGAGCCTCTCGTTTGGTGACGCGACTATTGCTGCGTATATGCAGCGGACGGGTATCGAGTACCTCTACTCGTTTGACGACGACTTCGACGGGATCGAGGGTATTACCCGGCTAGATACCCCAGATAACCCGTTCAATTGA
- a CDS encoding transposase, whose translation MATETLALFEHLEFDFLEEFDVFAPARRGRTRDHHPPALFRAFLHCYYKNVYGIRPVTRELQNTVVWLSCGFDRPPSRDAVDRFLTDLEHVVDEVFDRLVEQAACRGLLDLTYSIDSTDVRTMPADQDASKGYDPTAEEYYHGYGCTIVSTGQKIPIAAEFTESKQAPEETAMRVTCDALAVEKPIWMLGDSAYDTLGWHDHLLAAGVVPVAPYNARNTDDPKDIEYRVEARIDEHSEDVQLKQSTLDETYNRRSGVERTNDAVKDCGLGHVRARGRVHARAQVFLALCLRLVIAITNDERGDNPGSTVITL comes from the coding sequence ATGGCGACCGAGACGCTCGCGTTGTTCGAGCATCTTGAGTTCGACTTTCTCGAAGAATTCGATGTGTTCGCCCCCGCTCGCCGGGGGCGAACACGAGATCATCACCCACCAGCACTCTTCCGAGCGTTCCTGCACTGCTACTACAAGAACGTCTACGGCATCCGTCCAGTCACGCGAGAACTCCAGAACACGGTCGTCTGGCTCAGCTGTGGCTTCGATCGACCGCCGTCGAGAGACGCGGTCGATCGCTTCCTCACCGACCTCGAACACGTCGTCGACGAGGTCTTCGACCGCCTCGTCGAGCAGGCCGCCTGCCGCGGCCTGCTCGACTTGACCTACTCCATCGATTCCACCGACGTGAGGACGATGCCCGCCGACCAAGACGCGTCGAAAGGCTACGATCCAACCGCCGAAGAGTACTACCACGGCTACGGCTGTACGATCGTCTCGACCGGGCAAAAGATCCCGATTGCCGCGGAGTTCACCGAGAGCAAGCAAGCGCCAGAGGAGACGGCGATGCGCGTCACGTGTGACGCGCTCGCCGTCGAGAAACCGATCTGGATGCTTGGAGACAGCGCCTACGACACGCTCGGCTGGCACGACCACCTGCTGGCCGCAGGGGTCGTGCCAGTCGCTCCGTACAACGCACGAAACACCGACGATCCGAAAGACATCGAGTACAGGGTCGAAGCCCGCATCGACGAACACAGCGAGGACGTTCAGCTGAAGCAATCGACGCTAGACGAGACGTACAACCGCCGGAGTGGAGTCGAACGAACCAACGACGCCGTCAAGGACTGCGGCCTCGGGCACGTTCGCGCCCGAGGCCGCGTCCACGCACGAGCACAAGTGTTCCTCGCGCTGTGCCTTCGTCTCGTTATTGCGATCACCAACGACGAACGCGGAGACAATCCAGGAAGCACCGTCATCACGCTATGA
- a CDS encoding ArdC-like ssDNA-binding domain-containing protein, with protein sequence MATQSETSVSFEESDTRHDEMHSTIEHWIGELVDHVDDAQESKEFQEWLDVQSRFHDYSHRNTLLIKLQCPEATRVAGYHTWRNDFDRHVQKGEQAIWIWAPIIAKRCPKCKNSPSYHDQIDCEYDKRPPGEWSKGLVGFRPTTVFDVSQTEGEPLPELETAATGDAGDLVVKLTGVAEDLGVTVRIIEPDEWKYGDAMGVCKYRCIHSFHPVVEAKARTNQADLAVTLIHEYAHALLHFDVDSEPERAKREVEAEAVAYIVGRFFDLDTSGSAFYLAAWENEDSEVIQDRLGRISSTAQEIIEAVSKI encoded by the coding sequence ATGGCTACACAGAGTGAGACGTCGGTTTCCTTCGAGGAGAGCGATACCCGACACGATGAGATGCACAGTACGATTGAACACTGGATCGGCGAGCTCGTCGACCACGTCGATGATGCACAGGAAAGCAAAGAATTCCAGGAGTGGCTTGATGTCCAGAGTCGCTTCCATGACTACTCGCATCGAAATACGCTGCTCATCAAACTCCAGTGTCCCGAAGCAACGAGAGTCGCCGGCTATCACACCTGGCGAAACGACTTCGATAGGCACGTCCAGAAGGGCGAACAGGCGATCTGGATCTGGGCTCCGATCATCGCCAAGCGCTGTCCGAAGTGCAAGAATTCACCCAGCTACCACGACCAGATCGACTGTGAGTACGACAAGAGGCCTCCAGGAGAGTGGTCGAAAGGGCTAGTCGGGTTCAGACCTACGACTGTCTTTGATGTCTCTCAGACGGAGGGTGAGCCCCTTCCCGAGTTGGAGACTGCGGCGACGGGGGACGCTGGCGATCTCGTGGTGAAGCTCACGGGGGTGGCTGAAGACCTCGGGGTGACCGTTCGAATAATTGAGCCTGATGAGTGGAAGTACGGAGATGCGATGGGCGTCTGCAAGTACCGATGCATCCATTCGTTCCACCCTGTGGTGGAAGCAAAAGCCCGAACGAATCAGGCTGACCTCGCTGTTACGTTAATCCACGAGTACGCTCATGCGTTGTTGCATTTCGATGTCGACAGTGAACCCGAGCGGGCAAAACGTGAGGTCGAAGCCGAGGCCGTCGCGTACATCGTCGGTCGATTTTTCGACTTGGATACGAGTGGCTCTGCGTTCTACTTGGCGGCGTGGGAGAACGAGGATTCGGAGGTGATCCAGGATCGCCTTGGTCGAATTAGTTCGACTGCTCAGGAGATCATCGAGGCAGTTTCAAAAATATAG
- a CDS encoding ATP-binding protein, with amino-acid sequence MSPPQNSTSADEALVGTVAAPGDGPNEFFIVTPDEQAVKTGEFITYSITVEGTAQDVLARVTNREQARGLPETFMADPSIAPETVAGTLGVPTDDIDLYRLEATVIGFYDTQMQTFSNPRQLPRPGTQLRTASDALLEAVLPNLGIGREDALTNTGEVDVSSVDVTERNGLAHMGWLLNRETNAVNVHVPIDEFAATHLAILASTGSGKSYTAGVLMEEMMMPDIRASLLVFDPHGEYDTLSEMRGEEVFEGEDGYRPEVQYFNPENLRIRISELSVDDVMAVLDDPSDRMQERLAGGWRAMQQSDSRTWGVNELMDAMRDRYDDDDASVGALEWRLRRSIQRNDLFTRDANVALNELVAPGRCTVLQMDTLGRRDQQMIATVLLRRLYEARLAAVRQRGDDPDYDGEIIDFPLFSLFEEGHRFAPATGDAPSLGIMRTITSEGRKFGFGLGIISQRPSKIDQDVLSQCGTQVTMKIQNPTDQDAIKNSVEAAGEDVLRELPGLTPGQAVVSGDSMNTPVLIQVRNRHTEHGAGSIPSTEKWRTAHQQLQQQPTRSETADMGGGESSGEEDLLGGK; translated from the coding sequence ATGAGTCCTCCACAAAATTCCACGTCGGCTGATGAGGCTCTTGTCGGGACTGTTGCCGCTCCTGGAGACGGACCAAATGAGTTCTTCATTGTTACCCCTGATGAGCAAGCTGTAAAGACTGGTGAGTTCATAACCTACTCAATTACTGTGGAGGGAACTGCTCAAGATGTACTTGCCCGGGTTACGAACCGAGAGCAAGCAAGAGGGCTTCCTGAAACGTTCATGGCAGACCCGAGTATTGCTCCAGAAACAGTCGCTGGGACTCTCGGTGTTCCCACGGATGATATCGACCTCTACCGTCTCGAAGCCACCGTAATCGGGTTCTATGACACACAGATGCAGACGTTCTCTAATCCTCGGCAGCTCCCACGACCAGGGACGCAACTCCGGACCGCTTCTGATGCGCTGTTAGAAGCTGTTCTACCGAACCTCGGTATTGGTCGTGAGGACGCCCTTACCAACACTGGTGAGGTTGATGTGAGTTCCGTCGACGTGACAGAGCGTAATGGGTTGGCTCACATGGGATGGTTACTCAACCGTGAAACCAATGCAGTGAACGTGCATGTACCAATTGACGAGTTCGCTGCGACACACTTAGCCATCCTTGCCTCCACTGGGTCCGGTAAATCGTACACCGCAGGTGTCCTCATGGAAGAAATGATGATGCCGGATATCCGTGCATCACTGTTAGTGTTCGATCCACATGGAGAGTACGATACACTATCCGAGATGCGAGGAGAGGAGGTGTTTGAGGGTGAAGACGGATACCGGCCTGAAGTACAGTACTTTAATCCAGAAAATCTTCGAATCCGGATTTCAGAACTCAGTGTTGATGATGTAATGGCTGTACTCGATGATCCTAGTGATCGGATGCAAGAGCGTCTTGCTGGTGGATGGCGTGCAATGCAGCAGTCGGATTCCCGGACGTGGGGAGTCAACGAATTAATGGATGCAATGCGGGATCGTTATGATGACGACGATGCGAGTGTTGGTGCATTAGAATGGCGCCTTCGGCGCTCGATCCAACGCAACGACTTGTTCACAAGAGATGCAAACGTTGCGCTCAATGAATTGGTGGCTCCTGGTCGATGTACGGTTTTGCAGATGGATACACTCGGTCGACGAGACCAGCAAATGATTGCCACTGTACTCCTTCGTCGGTTGTACGAAGCCCGCCTAGCTGCAGTCCGTCAACGCGGAGATGATCCTGACTATGATGGTGAAATCATTGATTTTCCTCTGTTCTCGTTATTCGAAGAAGGACACCGGTTCGCACCCGCGACAGGAGATGCACCATCTCTCGGTATTATGCGGACAATTACGTCTGAAGGTCGAAAGTTCGGATTCGGACTCGGAATTATTAGCCAGCGGCCATCAAAAATCGATCAGGATGTGCTTTCGCAGTGCGGTACGCAAGTGACGATGAAGATCCAGAACCCAACTGATCAAGATGCCATTAAGAATAGCGTTGAGGCCGCTGGTGAAGATGTTCTGCGTGAGTTGCCAGGGTTAACACCTGGACAAGCAGTAGTATCTGGGGATTCGATGAATACTCCAGTATTGATTCAAGTTCGAAATCGACATACTGAGCACGGCGCAGGCAGTATCCCGTCGACTGAAAAATGGCGAACGGCTCATCAACAACTTCAGCAACAGCCGACACGTTCAGAAACCGCTGATATGGGTGGCGGTGAATCAAGCGGAGAAGAAGACTTGTTGGGTGGTAAATGA
- a CDS encoding TATA-box-binding protein — MTAPTETIEIQNVVASTGIDQELDLETLVDDIPGAEFNPDNFPGLVDRTQDPKAAALIFRSGKIVCTGAASVNDVHEALEIIFEKLRELGIPITDSPEITVQNIVSSADLGYDLNLNALAIGLGLEDVEYEPEQFPGLVYRMEDPEVVILLFGSGKIVITGGKFAEDATAAVENIVEKIDDLGLLG; from the coding sequence ATGACCGCACCGACAGAGACAATTGAAATTCAGAACGTTGTTGCATCAACTGGAATCGATCAGGAACTTGATCTCGAAACACTTGTCGACGATATTCCCGGTGCCGAATTCAACCCAGACAACTTTCCTGGACTCGTTGATCGGACACAAGATCCAAAAGCTGCAGCACTGATTTTTCGCTCGGGGAAAATCGTCTGTACCGGCGCTGCAAGTGTTAATGATGTCCACGAGGCCCTCGAGATAATTTTTGAGAAGCTTCGTGAGTTGGGTATCCCAATCACTGACTCTCCAGAGATCACTGTCCAAAACATTGTTTCGAGTGCAGACCTCGGTTATGATCTTAATTTGAATGCACTCGCGATCGGGCTTGGGTTAGAGGATGTTGAGTACGAACCCGAACAGTTTCCTGGACTTGTCTACCGAATGGAGGATCCAGAGGTCGTCATCCTCCTCTTTGGGAGCGGTAAAATCGTAATTACGGGTGGTAAATTTGCTGAGGATGCGACTGCTGCTGTAGAGAATATTGTTGAGAAAATCGATGATCTCGGTCTGCTGGGCTAA
- a CDS encoding AbrB/MazE/SpoVT family DNA-binding domain-containing protein, which translates to MAAEEAPEETKVSDRGMVTIPADLRRHLDIEPGDKLRWNTDEEGNLSVEVVKQRYGAFEDDDMKAPMGGDSLETHDLAGNEEDLVFTEDS; encoded by the coding sequence ATGGCAGCAGAAGAAGCTCCTGAAGAAACCAAAGTCAGTGATCGAGGAATGGTCACGATCCCGGCGGACCTCCGCCGACATCTCGATATCGAGCCTGGTGACAAACTCCGATGGAACACTGACGAAGAAGGAAATCTCTCCGTAGAGGTGGTCAAACAGCGCTATGGAGCGTTCGAAGACGACGACATGAAGGCTCCGATGGGCGGTGATAGCCTCGAAACGCATGATCTCGCTGGTAACGAGGAAGACCTAGTGTTTACGGAGGATTCCTGA